A stretch of DNA from Candidatus Methylomirabilota bacterium:
ATCGAACATGCCCTCGACCCGGAGGCGTGGGAACGCGAATTAGAAAAACGATTGACTAAGGTGGACCCTCGCTCGCAGGTGTTCGAGGGAACCGTTCTGCGACGGCTGATGGAGCGCGGCTACAACGTCCTTCCGCAATACCGAGCGGGGGCTTACTACATTGACTTGGTGGTCATTGGAAGTGGAAAGCGCTTGGCCATTGAGTGCGACGGCGAGCAGTTTCATGGCCTGGAGAAACTCCAAGAAGACCTCGAACGAGAGGCCATCCTGAAACGATGTGGCCATTGGACGTTCGTTCGCGTTCGTGGCAGCCTTTTCTTCCGTGATGAAGAACGTGCCTTGAAGTCGGTGTTCAGGCGTTTGCAAGAATTAGGCATTGCTCCAGAGCTTGCCACCGGGAAATCTTCATCTGCTCAGAGTCAAGCCGATTCTGTTGAGCAGGTAATTCGTCGCGCCCAAGAATTGAGGGCCTTATGGCATCCTGAAAGGCAAGCCGACGAAACAGCTACCAAGCACTCTTAATGTGAATTCACATCGTTTGTACAGCCTTTTCATGGCTTGTACGGATTTGGAGACCGAGCGGGCGTTGGTGGAGGCGAACCGGAAGCTGGTGGAGCTTTTCGAGAGGAAGATTCAGTCGAAGCTGGCGGAGATTTGGGGCCAAGGAGATGATAGCCGCAAGAATGATACGCTTCCTTTCGGCTAAACGATCTGATGAATGAGCAACTCGAAATAATCCGCTGGACTACTGACCAGGAAGGCCCTTTCTTCGAGCGGAAGTCGGCGGTTGATCGTTTAACGCATCAGCCTCAATATGCATCAGAAAAATCTGAGGATGATGCATAGGTCGCCTAGGCTGATGCATAGAGTTGCGCATGAGAACCATCAAGGACCTGCCGGAACATAGCCGCCCACGCGAGAAACTGCGGGAGAAAGGCGCGTCCGCCCTTACCGACGAGGAGCTTGTCGCGGCAATTCTTGGCATGGGAACGGCGGGCGTCGACGTGCGTACCATTGCCCGGCAGGTGGCCAATCTCATCCGCGAGCACAAGGTCGGATTGACGCTCGATCACTTGCGGGCTGTTCCCGGCATGGGACTCGCCAAGGCCGGTCAAATCCTGTCGGCATTTGAACTCGCCCGCCGTCACTTACTCAAGGATACGGTCAAGATCATCGTCGCCCAGGATGTTCTGCCATTGGTGGCCGACATTGCCGGGAAACAGCAAGAGTATTTCATCTGCATTTCACTCAACGGCGCAAACGAGGTTATCGAAAAGCGCGTGGTCACGATCGGCCTTCTCGACAAAAGCCCGGTCCATCCCCGAGAAGTGTTCGCGGATGTCATTGCCGACCGCGCGGCAGCCGTCATCTTTGCGCACAACCACCCATCCGGCGAACTTCAACCGAGCGAGGCGGATCTTCGCATGCACGAGCAGTTGACCGAGGCCGGGAAGATTCTCGGACTTCGTGTCCTGGATCACCTGATAGTAACGCGGAAAGGCTACTTCAGCTTTCAGGAAGCCGGTTTGATTTGATGACGACAAACGACGAATAGACAGTCAAGGAACAGCCCAAGAGAGTGCTGCACTGCAAGGTGTGCCTGACGTCCGGCGTGAGATTGCGCAAGATGTGTGAATGGCTTAAAGTATGGACTGAGAGGAGTGCAGAATGAAACTGCGGGTGGTGTTGGAACTGAGCGAGGAGGGGGGGTATACAGCCCTGGTACCCTCGCTTCCCGGGTGTATCAGCGAAGGTGATACTCGGGAAGAGGCGCTCCGCAATATCGAAGAGGCGATCAGGTTATATCTTGAGCCGGTGGACGACGACTCGAACCTCGCTGCCA
This window harbors:
- the radC gene encoding DNA repair protein RadC; amino-acid sequence: MRTIKDLPEHSRPREKLREKGASALTDEELVAAILGMGTAGVDVRTIARQVANLIREHKVGLTLDHLRAVPGMGLAKAGQILSAFELARRHLLKDTVKIIVAQDVLPLVADIAGKQQEYFICISLNGANEVIEKRVVTIGLLDKSPVHPREVFADVIADRAAAVIFAHNHPSGELQPSEADLRMHEQLTEAGKILGLRVLDHLIVTRKGYFSFQEAGLI
- a CDS encoding type II toxin-antitoxin system HicB family antitoxin, with the protein product MKLRVVLELSEEGGYTALVPSLPGCISEGDTREEALRNIEEAIRLYLEPVDDDSNLAANAEVVEIAV